GGTCTGGAACAGGTTTGGAATGACGTCGCCCTGGAAGCCGGAGCCAGTGTCGGAAACCTCGATCTCGATCATGTCGTCGGCGACGCGCCTGTTGGCGACCACGAGCTCGTGCCGCGGCGACTGCGCCATCGCCTCCAGCGCGTTGCGGAACAGATTGACCAGCACCTGCTGGATCTGCACCCGGTCGGCGAGGACGAGATCGGCGGTGGGATCGAGGCTGAAGCGGAGCTGCACGTTCTGCTCGCGCGCGCCGGCGAGCCCTAGCGCGCCCGCCTCCTCGATCAGCTTGGACAAGCTCTCGACCCGCTTCTCCGACTCGCCGCGCGAAACGAAGTCGCGCAGGCGGCGGATGATCTGGCCGGCGCGCAAGGCCTGCTCCGAGGCGCGGTCCAGCGCGCTCTCGATCTTCGATGTGTTGGGATCGCTGCTACCGGCGAGCAGGCGCCGCGATCCCTTCATGTAATTGCTGATCGCCGCCAGCGGCTGGTTCAGCTCGTGGGCGAGCGCGGAGGCCATTTCGCCCATTGCGGTCAGCCGGGAGACGTGGACGAGCTCGGACTGCAACTCCTGGAGCCGGGCCTGGGTCTGCTGGTGCTCGGTGAGGTCGCGCACGAAGCCGGTGAAATAGGGTTCGCCGCCGGATTGCATCTCGCCGATCGACAGGTGCATTGGAAAGGTGGTGCCGTCGCGGCGCTTGCCGGTGACGATGCGGCCGATGCCGATGATGTGCGGATCGCCGGTCGAGCGATAGCGTGCGATGTAGCCGTCGTGGCGGGTGCGGTCGGGCTCCGGCATCAGGATGCTGACATTCTGGCCGATCGCCTCATGCTCGGACCAGCCGAACAGGCGCTCGGCAGCCGTGCTGAAGAGCTGCATGATGCCGTGGCCGTCGATGACGATCATGGCATCGGGAATGGTCTGGAGGATGGAGCGGAGGTGAGTCTCGCGCGTGCGCAGCGCCTCCTCCACCTGCTTCTCCTCGTCGATGTCGAGAATGATGCCGCTGAGATGACGGGCGACGCCGGCTTCGTCCCGAACGAGGCCCGCGCGGGCGCGGATCCATTGCCCTCTGCCGGAGCCGCCTGCGACCTTGAAGGACACGTCCAGGCCGCCGCCACGTTCGGCGAGACGCGCGATTGCGCTCTCCACGCGGTCGCGGTCCCCGGGCTCGAGGCGTGACAGGAACAGCTCATAGCTCGCCGGCTGGTCTCGCTCGATGCCGAGCAGGCTTCTGGTGGTATCCGACCAGGCCAATTCCCGCGTCGCGAGGTCGAGATCCCAGGTGCCGACGCCGAACCCTTCGATCCGCAGCCGGAAATGTTCACCCTGACCGTCGTCTGGTGGCTGCGTGACGCGGGCCGGCGGCAAAGTGTGACTCCCATTCTCGTGCGGCTAGCAAGCCGCCGCGAACACGGCGGTAATTTCGCCCAAGGGCGGGCCGGAGGCAAGTTCCGATGTCTGATTCCACTAGCGGAATTCCCGCGACACGGCGTCTGACGATTTGATCTATCTCATCCTGTCCGGTGTCAGCGCGGCTAGATTTCGCGGCAATTCACTGCTGTTCGGAGAATCCCGATGACATACGCGACCGTGATGGTCAGCCTAGCGCTCGACCAGTCCAACGAGGCGCGCCTTCAGGTCGCGGGTGAGCTCGCTGAACGATTCGAGGCTGGTATCATCGGGGTTGCCGCAGCGCGGTTCGCGCCGCCGCTGTATTTCACCGATGGCGCCGACGCCCAGGGACTGATCGAGGAGGGTGAAGCGTCCGTCACGCGGCGCCTCGCCGGTCTCGAGGCGCAATTCCGCGCGGCCATGAAGAATCGCGGCGGACACGCGGAGTGGCGCAGCGCGCTGGATTTCCCGGCGCGATTCATCATGGCGCAGGCGCGCTGTGCCGACATCGTCGTGAGCGGCGGGCAGAGCCCGGCCTTCTCCGACGCTTTTGCGCTCGCAAGCCCCAAGGATCTGGTGATGCAGGCGGGCCGCCCGCTGCTCGTCGTCCCCGACCGGGCCAACTGGCTCGATTTGCGCAGCGCGCTGGTGGCGTGGAAGGACACGCCGGAGGCGCGGCGGGCGGTGGCGGACGCACTGCCGCTGCTGCGCAAGGCGAGAGACGTCACCATTGCCGGAATTCTGGAGCGCGATGACGACCGCCCAGTCGTGATGGCCGGCGTGACCGACGTCGCCGCCTGGCTCGCCCGCCACGGCATCACCGCCACCGCGCGCGTTTCGGAAAGCACACGGAACGAAACTACCGCCGCGCAGTTGGACAAGGTTGCCGCCGAGGTTGGCGCCGGCCTGATCGTTGCGGGCGCCTATGGTCATTCGAGGTTTCGTGAGCTGATCATGGGCGGCGTCACCCAGCATCTGGTCGCTCAATCCGCCCGTCTGGTGCTGCTGTCGCATTGACGGCCGGCCAACAGCGAGTCGAGGAGGACGCGCCGTGTACAGATTTCTCGAGCAGACCGTCAGTGGCTACATGACGCGCGACGTCAGGACAGTGCAGCGCGACCACGACTTGCTCGCGCTCAGCGAGATGTTCGAGACCGACGATTTCAACTCCTATCCGGTCGTGGACGACGGACAGGTGGTCGGCATCGTCACCAAATTCGACATCCTGAAGTGCTTCGCCTTCACGCCGAGCCAGATGCTGCCGCGCTATCACGACCTGATGAGTCGCAAGATCGGCGACATCATGACGCCCGAGTTCATCTATGTCGGCCCCGACACGCGACTGACGCGCGTGCTGCAGATCATGGTCGAGCACCGCATCAGGAGCATCATCGTGCTCGACGGCGCCCAGAAGCTGGTCGGAATCATCGCCCGCGAGGACGTCATCGCCGCGCTCAAGGCGACGGCGAGAGACTGAAGCCCACCGGGCGACCGGGCTGTGATCTCCGTCATTGCGAGCGAAGCGAAGCAATCCAGACTGCCTCCGGGGAGGGATCCTGGATTGCTTCGTCGCTTCGCTCCTCGCAATGAATGCGAGATCGCGGTCCCCACCTCCGTGATTTCACGGAGATTGCTGCGGCCTTCTCCCACAAGGGGAGAGGGCATTTCAACTGCCAACCCCTCCTTCACATTAACGGAAATCCGCCCATCTTGATTTCAATCAATTCCCCGCGAAGGTGAATGTGGTTTCTGGCTGCGTGTTTCTTTCGAAAAGAGAACCCGCATGAGCCAGCCCTCCATCTCCAAATCCATGACGTCAGGTGAAAGCGGCTTGGCTGTCGTGTTTGCAGTCACCGCGTTCCTCTGCGTGATCGCAACGGCCAAGGCGCTCGATGCGCCCTTCGCCTTTCATGCCGGGCTCAGCGCGGCGGCGAGCCTCGCGGCGGTGTTCTTCATCGTGAACCGCTACTTCGAACGACCGGCTATGCTGCCGCCACAGGAGATCAACGGCCGTCCCAACTACAACATGGGGCCGATCAAGTTCTCCGCCTTCATGTCGATGTTCTGGGGCATTGCGGGTTTCCTGGTCGGTCTCATCATCGCCTCGCAGCTGGCCTGGCCCGCACTGAACTTCGATCTGCCCTGGACCAGCTTCGGCCGCCTGCGCCCGCTGCACACGTCGGCGGTGATCTTCGCCTTCGGCGGCAACGTGCTGATCGCGACCTCGTTCTACGTCGTGCAGAAGTCGTGCCGCGCGCGCCTCGCCGGCGATCTCGCGCCCTGGTTCGTGGTGGTCGGCTACAACTACTTCATCCTGGTCGCCGGCACCGGCTATCTGCTGGGCGTCACCCAGTCGAAGGAATATGCCGAGCCCGAATGGTATGCCGACCTGTGGCTGACCATCGTCTGGGTGGTCTATCTGCTCGTCTTCCTTGCCACCATCATCAAGCGCAAGGAGCCGCACATCTTCGTCGCGAACTGGTTCTATCTCGCCTTCATCGTGACGATCGCCGTCCTGCATCTCGGCAACAACCCGGCCCTTCCGGTTTCGGTGTTCGGCTCGAAGTCCTACATCGCGTGGGGCGGTATCCAGGACGCCATGTTCCAGTGGTGGTACGGCCATAACGCGGTCGGCTTCTTCCTGACTGCCGGCTTCCTCGCCATCATGTACTACTTCATTCCGAAGCGCGCCGAGCGGCCGGTCTATTCCTATCGTCTGTCGATCATCCATTTCTGGGCTCTGATCTTCCTCTACATCTGGGCAGGTCCGCACCATCTGCACTACACAGCGCTGCCGGACTGGACGCAGACGCTCGGCATGACCTTCTCGATCATGCTGTGGATGCCTTCCTGGGGCGGCATGATCAACGGCCTGATGACGCTGTCGGGCGCCTGGGACAAGCTGCGCACCGACCCCGTGCTGCGCATGCTGGTCGTCTCCGTCGCCTTCTACGGCATGTCGACCTTCGAAGGCCCGATGATGTCGATCAAGGTGGTCAACTCGCTCAGCCACTACACCGACTGGACCATCGGCCACGTGCATTCCGGCGCGCTCGGCTGGGTCGGCTTCGTCTCCTTCGGCGCGCTCTATTGCCTGGTGCCGTGGGCCTGGAATCGCAAGGAGCTGTACAGCTTGAAGCTCGTCAACTGGCACTTCTGGGTCGCGACCCTCGGTATCGTCCTCTACATCTCGGCGATGTGGGTGTCCGGAATCCTCCAGGGCCTGATGTGGCGCGCCTACACTTCGCTCGGCTTCCTCGAATATTCCTTCATCGAATCCGTGGAGGCGATGCATCCCTTCTACATCATCCGCGCCGCCGGCGGCGGGCTGTTCCTGATCGGCTCGCTGATCATGGCCTACAATCTCTGGATGACGGTTCGCGTCGGCGAAGCGGAAGTCCAGATGCCCGTCGCTCTTCAGCCGGCGGAATGAGGAGCACGAGCAATGTCGTTCTGGGCACGTCACCAAATCTTCGAAAAGAACTCGATCATCCTGATCGTCGGCATCCTGCTGGTGATCGCGATCGGCGGTCTCGTCGAGATCACCCCGCTGTTCTACCTCAAGAGCACGATCGAGGCGGTCGATGGGGTCAGGCCGTACACGCCGCTGGAGCTCGCCGGGCGCAATGTCTACGTCCGTGAAGGCTGCTATCTCTGCCATTCGCAGATGGTCCGGCCTTTGCGCGACGAGGTCGAGCGCTACGGCCACTTCTCCCTTGCCGCCGAGAGCATGTATGACCACCCGTTCCAGTGGGGCTCCAAGCGTACCGGTCCCGACCTCGCCCGCGTCGGCGCCAAATATTCCGACGATTGGCACGTCACCCATCTGATCAATCCGCGCGCGATCGTGCCGCAATCGGTGATGCCCGGCTATCCTTTCCTCAGCAAGGCCGAGCTCGACCCGGACGCGATCGCCGGCGACATGCGCGCGCTCAAGGCCGTCGGGGTACCCTACAGCGACGACCAGGTTGCCAACGCCGCCGCCGACCTGAAAGCCCAGGCCGATCCGGACAATGCCGGCACTGAGGCCTTCACCAAGCGCTACGCCAAGGCGGTGGTGCGCAACTTCGACGGCAAGACCGGCACGCCGACTGAGATGGACGCGCTGGTCGCATACTTGCAGATGCTCGGCACGCTGGTCGACTTCAAGCTCTACAACGAGAAAGCTAATCTTCGCTGAGAAGGCATGAACGATGAAAGCTATCCTGACAGTCCATAATGTTGCGTCCGAGCTCGTGACGACGATCTGGACACCGGTGTTCGTCGCGATCTTTCTCGCGATCATCGCCTACGCGTTTTGGCCCCGGAACAAGGCTGCGTTCGATGAGGCAGCGCACCTGCCGTTGCGGGAGGAGTGAGAGACCATGACCGATCATAGCGACGTCGATGCCGTCACCGGCAAGTCCACGACCGGACATGAATGGGACGGCATCAAGGAGCTCAACACGCCGCTGCCGCGCTGGTGGGTGATCTCGTTCTACCTCACCATCGTCTGGTCGATCGGCTATTGGGTCGTCTATCCGGCCTGGCCGCTGATTCAGGGCAATACCACGGGCGTGTTCGGTTATTCCTCGCGTGCCGACGTCGCGGTCGAGCTCGCCAATCTCGAGAAGGTCCGCGGCGACAAGATGGTGGCGCTGGGCGCGGCCTCGCTCGCCGACATCGAGAAAGACCCGGCGCTGCTCGCGCTCGCCCGTGCCAAGGGCAAGACCGTGTTCGGCGACAATTGCGCGCCGTGCCACGGCTCCGGCGGCGCCGGCGCCAAGGGCTATCCGAACCTGAACGACGACGAATGGCTGTGGGGCGGCACGCTCGACCAGATCATGCAGACCATCCAATACGGCGTGCGTTCCGGCCACGCCAAGACGCATGAAGGCCAAATGCTCGCCTTCGGCAAGGACGGCGTGCTGAAGGGCGACGAGATCGTCACGGTCGCCAATTACGTGCGGTCGCTGGCCGGCCTTCCGACCCGCAACGGCTTCGATGCCGCCAAGGGCGAGAAGATCTTCGCCGAGAACTGCGTCGCCTGCCACGGCGATGGCGGCAAGGGCAACCAGGAGCTGGGCGCGCCTGATCTGACCGACAAGATCTGGCTCTACGGCTCGGACGAGGCGAGTCTGGTCGAAACTATCAGCCAGGGCCGCGCCGGCGTCATGCCGGCCTGGGAAGGGCGGCTCGATCCCGCCACCGTCAAGGCGATGGCGGTCTACGTCCACTCGCTCGGCGGCGGCAAATAGCCCCGCGAACGACAGCCGTCTTAAACGGGGGCGCAGAAAAACGCCCCCGTTTGCGTTGCATCAAGTGACCGGCGGGCGCCGGGTCTAGGTTTAGTCGCACCTCCTGAGAAGATTCCGCGATGAACAAGACCATCAACCCGAACGAACTGAAGCCGGCGGACGACACCGGGCCGCTCTATGCTCCACGCAAGAAGGTCTATCCCCAGAGCGTCAAGGGCACGTTTCGTCGGATCAAATGGGGCCTGATGGCATTCTGCCTCGGCGTCTACTATCTGCTGCCCTTCGTGCGCTGGAACCGCGGCCTCGGCGCGCCCAACCAGGCCGTGCTGATCGATCTTCCCAACAGCCGCTTCTACTTCTTCTTCATCGAGCTGTGGCCGCAGGAGGTCTACTACTTCACCGGCCTGTTGATCGTCGCTGCGGTGGCGCTGTTCTTGATGAACTCCATCGGTGGCCGGATCTGGTGCGGCTATCTCTGCCCGCAGACGGTCTGGACCGACCTGTTCTACGCGGTCGAGCGCCTGATCGAGGGCGACCGGCGCGAGCGGATGAAAAAGGACAAATCGTCCGACCCGATGAAGCTCGAGCGCATCTCCGAGATCGTGCTCAAGCACTCGATCTGGCTCTTGATCGCCTGGTGGACCGGCGGCGCCTGGGTGCTCTACTTCAACGACGCGCCGACGCTTGTGAAGGAGCTCCTCACCTTCCAGGCGCCGATGATCGCCTACATCTGGATCGGCATCCTCACCGCGACGACCTATCTGCTGGCCGGCTACATGCGCGAGCAGGTCTGCACCTATATGTGCCCGTGGCCGCGCATCCAGGCCGCGCTCACCGACGAATGGGCGCTCAACGTCACCTACCGCTATGACCGCGGCGAGAAGCGCACCTCGGTGAAGAAGGCCGCCGAGCTGCGTGCGCTCGGCGAGCATGTCGGCGATTGCGTCGATTGCTACCAGTGCGTCGCGGTCTGCCCGACTGGCATCGACATACGCAACGGACCGCAGATGGAATGCATCCAGTGCGGCCTCTGCATCGACGCCTGCGACAACGTGATGACGAAGATCGGCCGGCCGAAGCGGCTGATCGGCTACGACAACGACATCAACATCCAGCGCCGGCAGGAAGGCAAGGCGCCGGTGTACCGGATCGTCCGGGCCCGCACCATCGTCTACAGCGCGATCATCGCCGCCGTCGGCGGTTTCATGATCTATACGCTGGCCACGCGCAGCCTGCTCGACGTCAACGTCCTGCACGACCGCAACCCGGTCGCGGTCAAGCTCAGCGACGGCTCGATCCGCAACGCCTACACGGTGCGACTCCTGAACAAGAGCGGTTATGATCGTGTCATCGCCATCGACGCGCATGGCCCGGCCAATGCCACCGTCCACGTCATCGGCGTCGATTCCGTGACGCCGGACAGGCCGATGATCGTGATCCCGCGCGACTCCACCAGCGAGCTGCGGCTGCTGGTCACTGCGCCGGCGGACAACAATCCGGAGAAGTCGATCCCGGTCCGCTTCCACGTCACCGATATCGGGCTCGGCGAGGTCGCCTCCGCCACCGACAATTTCGTCTCCCCTTGAGAAGTGAGGAAACTGCCATGGCCTCCAAGCCGCTGACCGGAACCAAGGTCTTCCTGATGCTCGTCGCCTTCTTCGGCCTCGTGATCGGCGTCAACGCCACCATGATGAAGCTCGCGATCGCGACCCTGCCCGGCACCGATGTCGACAGCCCCTATGCGGCGGGCCTCGTCTACGATCGCGAGATCTCGGCGGCGCATGACCAGGCGTTGCGCAAATGGAAGGTCAACGCCCATGTCGAGCGCCGCAACGACGGTGGCGCCTTGCTGCAGGTCGAGGCGCGCGATGCCAGCGGCCAGCCGGTCGCCGGACTGAAGTTCGGCGGCCGCCTGGAGCGGCCGACTGACAAGCGCGCCGATCTCGCCGTCGAGCTCACTGAGGCCGGCATCGGCATCTACCGCGGCAACGCCGCCGCCGTCGCGCCCGGCCAATGGGACCTGGTGATCGAAGGCGAGGCACGGGGAACGCGCGTGTTCCTGTCGCGCAACCGCGTGATCCTGAACTGAAGGAATTCGCCATGCACGTCACGCAGGATTTTTCGCACTACGTCCGGACCGCTGCCGAGGGTATCAAGCATATCGATCTCGCGGTCGA
This genomic stretch from Bradyrhizobium daqingense harbors:
- the ccoN gene encoding cytochrome-c oxidase, cbb3-type subunit I, encoding MSQPSISKSMTSGESGLAVVFAVTAFLCVIATAKALDAPFAFHAGLSAAASLAAVFFIVNRYFERPAMLPPQEINGRPNYNMGPIKFSAFMSMFWGIAGFLVGLIIASQLAWPALNFDLPWTSFGRLRPLHTSAVIFAFGGNVLIATSFYVVQKSCRARLAGDLAPWFVVVGYNYFILVAGTGYLLGVTQSKEYAEPEWYADLWLTIVWVVYLLVFLATIIKRKEPHIFVANWFYLAFIVTIAVLHLGNNPALPVSVFGSKSYIAWGGIQDAMFQWWYGHNAVGFFLTAGFLAIMYYFIPKRAERPVYSYRLSIIHFWALIFLYIWAGPHHLHYTALPDWTQTLGMTFSIMLWMPSWGGMINGLMTLSGAWDKLRTDPVLRMLVVSVAFYGMSTFEGPMMSIKVVNSLSHYTDWTIGHVHSGALGWVGFVSFGALYCLVPWAWNRKELYSLKLVNWHFWVATLGIVLYISAMWVSGILQGLMWRAYTSLGFLEYSFIESVEAMHPFYIIRAAGGGLFLIGSLIMAYNLWMTVRVGEAEVQMPVALQPAE
- a CDS encoding cbb3-type cytochrome oxidase subunit 3; this encodes MKAILTVHNVASELVTTIWTPVFVAIFLAIIAYAFWPRNKAAFDEAAHLPLREE
- the fixL gene encoding sensor protein FixL; this encodes MPPARVTQPPDDGQGEHFRLRIEGFGVGTWDLDLATRELAWSDTTRSLLGIERDQPASYELFLSRLEPGDRDRVESAIARLAERGGGLDVSFKVAGGSGRGQWIRARAGLVRDEAGVARHLSGIILDIDEEKQVEEALRTRETHLRSILQTIPDAMIVIDGHGIMQLFSTAAERLFGWSEHEAIGQNVSILMPEPDRTRHDGYIARYRSTGDPHIIGIGRIVTGKRRDGTTFPMHLSIGEMQSGGEPYFTGFVRDLTEHQQTQARLQELQSELVHVSRLTAMGEMASALAHELNQPLAAISNYMKGSRRLLAGSSDPNTSKIESALDRASEQALRAGQIIRRLRDFVSRGESEKRVESLSKLIEEAGALGLAGAREQNVQLRFSLDPTADLVLADRVQIQQVLVNLFRNALEAMAQSPRHELVVANRRVADDMIEIEVSDTGSGFQGDVIPNLFQTFFTTKETGMGVGLSISRSIIEAHGGRMWAESNASGGATFRFTLPATDEN
- a CDS encoding universal stress protein, giving the protein MTYATVMVSLALDQSNEARLQVAGELAERFEAGIIGVAAARFAPPLYFTDGADAQGLIEEGEASVTRRLAGLEAQFRAAMKNRGGHAEWRSALDFPARFIMAQARCADIVVSGGQSPAFSDAFALASPKDLVMQAGRPLLVVPDRANWLDLRSALVAWKDTPEARRAVADALPLLRKARDVTIAGILERDDDRPVVMAGVTDVAAWLARHGITATARVSESTRNETTAAQLDKVAAEVGAGLIVAGAYGHSRFRELIMGGVTQHLVAQSARLVLLSH
- a CDS encoding CBS domain-containing protein, yielding MYRFLEQTVSGYMTRDVRTVQRDHDLLALSEMFETDDFNSYPVVDDGQVVGIVTKFDILKCFAFTPSQMLPRYHDLMSRKIGDIMTPEFIYVGPDTRLTRVLQIMVEHRIRSIIVLDGAQKLVGIIAREDVIAALKATARD
- the ccoO gene encoding cytochrome-c oxidase, cbb3-type subunit II, whose protein sequence is MSFWARHQIFEKNSIILIVGILLVIAIGGLVEITPLFYLKSTIEAVDGVRPYTPLELAGRNVYVREGCYLCHSQMVRPLRDEVERYGHFSLAAESMYDHPFQWGSKRTGPDLARVGAKYSDDWHVTHLINPRAIVPQSVMPGYPFLSKAELDPDAIAGDMRALKAVGVPYSDDQVANAAADLKAQADPDNAGTEAFTKRYAKAVVRNFDGKTGTPTEMDALVAYLQMLGTLVDFKLYNEKANLR
- a CDS encoding FixH family protein codes for the protein MASKPLTGTKVFLMLVAFFGLVIGVNATMMKLAIATLPGTDVDSPYAAGLVYDREISAAHDQALRKWKVNAHVERRNDGGALLQVEARDASGQPVAGLKFGGRLERPTDKRADLAVELTEAGIGIYRGNAAAVAPGQWDLVIEGEARGTRVFLSRNRVILN
- the ccoG gene encoding cytochrome c oxidase accessory protein CcoG → MNKTINPNELKPADDTGPLYAPRKKVYPQSVKGTFRRIKWGLMAFCLGVYYLLPFVRWNRGLGAPNQAVLIDLPNSRFYFFFIELWPQEVYYFTGLLIVAAVALFLMNSIGGRIWCGYLCPQTVWTDLFYAVERLIEGDRRERMKKDKSSDPMKLERISEIVLKHSIWLLIAWWTGGAWVLYFNDAPTLVKELLTFQAPMIAYIWIGILTATTYLLAGYMREQVCTYMCPWPRIQAALTDEWALNVTYRYDRGEKRTSVKKAAELRALGEHVGDCVDCYQCVAVCPTGIDIRNGPQMECIQCGLCIDACDNVMTKIGRPKRLIGYDNDINIQRRQEGKAPVYRIVRARTIVYSAIIAAVGGFMIYTLATRSLLDVNVLHDRNPVAVKLSDGSIRNAYTVRLLNKSGYDRVIAIDAHGPANATVHVIGVDSVTPDRPMIVIPRDSTSELRLLVTAPADNNPEKSIPVRFHVTDIGLGEVASATDNFVSP
- the ccoP gene encoding cytochrome-c oxidase, cbb3-type subunit III, giving the protein MTDHSDVDAVTGKSTTGHEWDGIKELNTPLPRWWVISFYLTIVWSIGYWVVYPAWPLIQGNTTGVFGYSSRADVAVELANLEKVRGDKMVALGAASLADIEKDPALLALARAKGKTVFGDNCAPCHGSGGAGAKGYPNLNDDEWLWGGTLDQIMQTIQYGVRSGHAKTHEGQMLAFGKDGVLKGDEIVTVANYVRSLAGLPTRNGFDAAKGEKIFAENCVACHGDGGKGNQELGAPDLTDKIWLYGSDEASLVETISQGRAGVMPAWEGRLDPATVKAMAVYVHSLGGGK